In Centropristis striata isolate RG_2023a ecotype Rhode Island chromosome 15, C.striata_1.0, whole genome shotgun sequence, a genomic segment contains:
- the rpl23a gene encoding 60S ribosomal protein L23a gives MAPKAKKEAVPAKTEAKSKALKAKKAVLKGVHSQRKKKIRTSPTFRRPKTLRLRRQPKYPRKSAPRRNKLDHYAIIKFPLTTESAMKKIEDNNTLVFIVDVKANKHQIKHAVKKLYDIDVAKVNTLIRPDGEKKAYVRLAPDYDALDVANKIGII, from the exons ATGGCACCGAAGGCGAAGAAGGAAG CTGTCCCCGCCAAGACTGAGGCCAAGTCAAAGGCTCTGAAGGCCAAGAAGGCTGTGCTCAAGGGCGTACACAgccagaggaagaagaaaatcaGGACTTCTCCCACCTTCCGTCGCCCTAAGACCCTCCGTCTGCGCAGGCAGCCCAAGTATCCCCGCAAGAGTGCTCCTCGCAGGAACAA GTTGGATCACTATGCCATTATCAAGTTCCCCTTGACAACAGAGTCCGCCATGAAAAAGATTGAGGACAACAACACACTTGTGTTTATTGTGGATGTTAAGGCAAACAAACACCAGATTAAACACGCTGTCAAGAAGCTGTACGACATCGACGTCGCCAAAGTCAACACACTCATCAG GCCTGACGGTGAGAAGAAGGCGTACGTCCGTCTCGCACCAGATTACGATGCGTTGGATGTTGCAAACAAG ATTGGCATCATCTAA
- the heatr6 gene encoding HEAT repeat-containing protein 6 translates to MAAHTSMPPAVMSRSDAPVFPPVALSADATPFTPLGTDNWRLGSPSDVEKQFSRCAAKLRALRADSAQLREELNLLFDQLLSENYNKTFDPNVNIRPQDVCTLLKHVSSLVPLSQEHLVIKLCQLIHHLLNQLKVIMDEQTLDVLVNYTVSALKQCSTWTHSDVLLALSTIVYGNGPQCHQHLSEMLSEDGILLLYSSPSQPNMELRRVAITCMANICLRIPGQPALDDQYRSVSFGVFVKTLQSPKPPNTDELFYCMVIQAALKGLQCCLSGGKWKFGGGEELGSVLAALKRLMFQGAPGVNVKWPTVLYPAPLPQYEGLPASKPAEPPKPSEPPKDATLPGKTSGNKKRKSRGKGKKTSTEESREADGEEDDQEPVPALQKGGEREAGRGDRESASKPSGPSFYPSWKKVSSDSEFSDPEGSAQSKLRLNHGRVRQAALHSLLSVVKGVEKRTLYGYWSSFIPDSPTGGPPPLTLLTIILKDPSPKVRACALQVLSAMLDGSRQFLAVAEDTASPRTSYTPFSFSLATAIRELHHALSLALLAETSPQTLTQVIKCLAYLVANAPYHRLRPGLLSPLWKQMRPYVRHRDVNVRVSVLTLYGALVTTQAPLPEVQLLLRQPDSSGTGSFTPQDSALSWRQRDGVSSPSRTPVKSSLRSSRTHSPQVPRTPGEEESSPPWLLQLCVSLVTQPREDQSDSEGAGTGGGAALEPSPVRLEALQVMSHLVRGYFSLAQASLCEIGKVSDRCLGETDPSIQLHGAKLLEELGTGIIQQYRAENNVPERLRVPVSQVVQFWSDVLSGPLNGALQNEQHPTLQTSACDALPSILPQAFSQLPEKTQLMCITVLLGLSYSENYLVKTAAVRALGIYILFPCLREDVMFVADTANTILAALEDRSPNVRAKAAWSLGNLTDTLIVNMESVGVDFQEELSDMLQLKMLLAATRASADKDRVKSNAVRALGNLVHFLRPSQLTRSAFQRPIEDAVRALVKTVQSEATMKVRWNACYALGNAFRNPALPLDSAPWSSDAFSSLCHVVTSCKNFKVRIKSAAALAVPAKRSCYGDTERFSSVWHALATALEKSEDTNDFLEYRYSASLRHTLSQALLHLLSVSQLQDMPALGSLLAGEEGRGIKEHLIKYLRAEEGGGGEGPEGEKDVAGDSFTPQQRVGGLQQTLIRLKELEAEGERRGEEDRGKEMVVHFLEDLLQTCEEL, encoded by the exons ATGGCGGCTCATACATCCATGCCACCGGCCGTTATGAGTCGTAGTGATGCCCCTGTGTTCCCTCCGGTGGCTCTGTCCGCGGATGCTACCCCGTTCACTCCGCTTGGCACGGACAATTGGCGGCTCGGCTCGCCGTCGGACGTCGAGAAGCAGTTTTCACGCTGCGCCGCGAAGCTCCGAGCCCTGCGAGCAGACTCAGCCCAGCTGAGAGAGGAGCTCAACCTGCTGTTTGACCAGCTCCTGTCCGAGAACTACAACAAAACCTTTGACCCAAACGTCAACATCCGACCGCAG gaTGTGTGCACTCTGCTGAAACATGTCAGCTCTCTTGTGCCGCTGAGTCAAGAACATTTGGTCATCAAACTCTGCCAGCTAATACATCATCTGCTCAATCAGCTGAAG GTAATAATGGACGAGCAGACGCTGGATGTGTTAGTGAATTATACTGTCAGTGCGCTGAAACAGTGCAGTACATGGACACACTCAGATGTCCTCCTTGCACTCTCCACAATAGTGTATGGGAACGGACCTCAGTGCCACCAG CACCTCAGCGAAATGCTCAGTGAAGATGGAATCCTCCTGCTTTACAGTTCACCATCTCAGCCAAATATGGAGTTGCGCCGGGTTGCCATCACCTGCATGGCCAACATCTGTCTCAG GATCCCTGGTCAGCCAGCTTTGGATGATCAATACAGAAGTGTATCTTTCGGAGTCTTTGTGAAAACACTGCAGTCACCAAAGCCTCCCAACACTGATGAGCTCTTCTACTGCATG GTGATCCAGGCAGCACTGAAGGGGCTACAGTGTTGTCTGTCAGGTGGAAAATGGAAGTttggtggaggagaggagcttGGGTCTGTACTGGCAGCACTCAAG AGACTCATGTTCCAGGGGGCTCCAGGTGTGAATGTCAAGTGGCCAACTGTGCTTTACCCAGCACCTCTTCCCCAGTATGAGGGTCTCCCTGCATCAAAACCCGCTGAACCACCAAAACCCTCCGAACCACCGAAGGATGCCACATTGCCGGGCAAAACCTCAGGG aataaaaagaggaaatccAGAGGAAAGGGGAAGAAGACGAGCACTGAGGAGAGCAGGGAGGCTGATGGAGAGGAAGATGATCAAGAGCCAGTGCCTGCACTTCAGAAAGGAGGGGAAAGAGAGGCAGGAAGAGGTGACAGAGAGTCCGCGTCTAAACCCTCTGGCCCGTCTTTCTACCCATCCTGGAAAAAAGTCAGTTCTGACTCAGAGTTTTCCGATCCAGAAGGCAGCGCACAGAGCAAATTAAG gCTTAACCACGGTCGTGTGCGTCAGGCAGCTCTgcactctctgctctctgtggtGAAAGGTGTAGAGAAGAGGACTCTGTATGGGTACTGGTCCTCTTTCATCCCCGACTCTCCTACTGGGGGGCCACCACCTCTCACTCTGCtcacaattatcctgaaagaCCCATCCCCAAAG GTGCGTGCATGTGCACTTCAGGTGCTGTCAGCCATGCTGGATGGCTCCCGTCAGTTCCTGGCTGTGGCTGAAGATACGGCGTCTCCTCGTACATCTTACACTCCATTCTCCTTCTCGCTGGCCACTGCCATCAGAGAACTGCACCACGCTCTCAGTCTGGCTCTGCTGGCTGAGACCTCCCCCCAGACACTCACACAGGTCATAAAG TGTCTGGCCTACCTGGTGGCGAATGCTCCCTACCACCGCCTCAGACCGGGTCTACTCAGCCCGCTCTGGAAGCAGATGCGTCCTTATGTGCGACACAGAG ATGTGAATGTTCGTGTGTCAGTCCTGACGCTCTATGGGGCTCTGGTGACAACTCAGGCTCCTCTCCCTGAGGTGCAGCTCCTCCTCAGACAGCCGGACAGCAGCGGCACTGGCTCATTCACGCCGCAGGACTCGGCACTCAGCTGGAGACAAAGAGACGGTGTCTCCTCGCCCTCTCGCACACCAGTCAAATCCTCCCTGCGGAGCTCACGCACACATTCCCCCCAAGTCCCTCGAACaccgggggaggaggagagctcCCCACCGTGgctgctgcagctgtgtgtgtcgCTGGTGACTCAGCCCCGAGAGGACCAATCAGACAGCGAGGGAGCAGGAACAGGAGGGGGTGCTGCTTTAGAGCCCTCCCCTGTCCGACTAGAAGCTCTACAG GTCATGTCCCATCTGGTGCGAGGCTACTTCTCTCTTGCCCAAGCATCTCTGTGTGAGATTGGGAAGGTGAGCGATCGCTGCCTTGGGGAGACAGACCCCTCCATACAACTGCACGGAGCAAAG TTACTAGAGGAGTTGGGGACAGGAATAATCCAGCAGTACAGAGCAGAAAACAACGTGCCTGAGAGATTGAGGGTCCCTGTAAGCCAA GTGGTGCAGTTTTGGTCGGACGTTTTAAGCGGTCCGCTGAACGGAGCGCTGCAGAATGAACAACATCCCACGCTGCAGACGAGCGCCTGTGACGCGCTGCCCTCCATCCTGCCACAGGCCTTCTCACAGCTGCCT gAAAAGACCCAGCTGATGTGCATCACAGTGCTGCTGGGGCTGAGCTACAGTGAAAACTATCTGGTGAAGACCGCAGCCGTCAGGGCTTTGGGAATCTACATACTGTTCCCCTGCCTGAGGGAG GATGTGATGTTCGTGGCAGACACAGCCAACACTATCCTCGCTGCCCTCGAAGATCGATCTCCAAATGTCCGTGCCAAAGCTGCCTGGTCCTTAGGCAACCTCACAGACACACTTATTGTTAATAT GGAGAGTGTAGGTGTGGACTTCCAAGAAGAGTTATCAGACATGCTGCAGCTCAAGATGTTGCTTGCAGCCACCCGAGCATCAGCTGACAAAGACAGG GTGAAATCTAACGCAGTGCGAGCACTTGGGAATCTGGTTCATTTCCTGCGTCCGAGTCAGCTGACCCGATCTGCTTTCCAACGCCCGATTGAAGATGCAGTCCGTGCGCTGGTTAAAACTGTCCAATCAGAGGCCACTATGAAGGTCAGGTGGAATGCCTGCTACGCTTTGGGAAATGCTTTTAGAAACCCAGCCCTGCCGCTag ATTCAGCCCCGTGGTCTTCTGATGCCTTCTCTTCCCTCTGTCATGTTGTCACTTCCTGTAAGAACTTCAAGGTGCGGATCAAATCTGCCGCTGCCCTGGCAGTTCCTGCCAAACGCAGCTGCTACGGGGACACAGAGCGGTTCAGCAGTGTGTGGCATGCCCTGGCCACGGCGCTGGAGAAGAGTGAAGACACCAACGACTTCTTAGAGTACCGCTACAGCGCCAGCCTGCGACACACGCTCTCACAGGCTCTCCTTCATCTGCTCAGCGTCAGCCAGTTACAGGACATGCCCGCTCTCGGGTCATTGCTGGccggggaggaggggaggggaatCAAAGAGCATTTGATCAAATATCTTAGAgcggaggaaggaggaggaggagaggggccagagggagagaaagatgtGGCGGGGGACAGTTTTACCCCTCAGCAGAGAGTTGGAGGTCTGCAGCAGACCCTGATCAGACTGAAGGAGTTGGAGGCTGAAGGGGAGCGACggggagaggaggacagaggtaAAGAGATGGTAGTTCATTTCCTGGAGGATTTGCTACAGACCTGTGAGGAGTTGTAa
- the ddx52 gene encoding probable ATP-dependent RNA helicase DDX52 translates to MDAFELFRKLGSGAKFDLKRFGQDAARFKVSRSQVGEASSDALSAIDYFGTGPTNGSQSSPAGLEEEDGEEEEVDSESVDSGAGGKRKRQDGSVKTKKKKRKSIQVEEKAVGGPLKASGGSGITWTSSLDTKIQNLPSDGKEKSSLKRLKHLHQEKVNRIRSQHRINVHGCDVPDPVCTFEELQSEYRLNPCVLQNLRDAGLNSPTPVQMQAIPLMMHGRELLACAPTGSGKTLAFCLPLLAHLQQPANRGFRAVVISPTRELASQTYRELLRLSEGVGFRVHIIDKASLAAKKYGPQSNKKYDILVSTPNRLVFLLKQDPPALDLSSVEWLVVDESDKLFEGGKTGFREQLAAVFLACSGSKVRRAFFSATCTPDVEQWCRLNLDNLVSVNIGHRNTAVETVEQELLFVGTEDGKLVAMRDIIKKGFLPPMLVFVQSIDRARELFHELVYEGINVDVIHADRTQQQRDNVVNSFRSGKIWVLICTALLARGIDFKGVNLVLNYDFPTSSVEYIHRIGRTGRAGHLGKAITFFTENDKPLLRSIANVIKQAGCPVPDYMIGFKKIHSKVKRRLEKKPPKRSTICTTPRFLMKKKGKAANKGPRGEKQAAGGEQKGENRSQRAVQPQKGKKKTQGQELKRGNKTQKVGGREKHKASQKTASNSSGAKLKKKNVKKNKPQE, encoded by the exons ATGGACGCCTTCGAGTTGTTTCGGAAACTCGGATCTGGGGCTAAATTTGACTTGAAGAGGTTTGGCCAAGACGCCGCTCGGTTTAAG GTTTCCAGATCTCAAGTTGGGGAAGCGTCCTCAGATGCTCTCTCTGCTATCGACTACTTTGGTACAGGACCAACCAATGGATCCCAGAGCAGTCCTGCAGGActagaggaggaggatggagaggaagaggaggtggacAGTGAAAGTGTTGATTCTGGTGCAGGAGGCAAAAGAAAGCGACAGGATGGAAGTgtgaagacaaaaaagaaaaagagaaaaagtatCCAGGTGGAAGAGAAAG CTGTTGGTGGACCGCTGAAAGCCTCGGGGGGAAGCGGCATCACCTGGACCTCCTCACTGGACACAAAGATCCAGAACCTGCCGAGTGACGGGAAGGAGAAATCCTCACTGAAGAGGCTGAAGCACCTTCATCAGGAAAAG GTCAATCGTATTCGCTCTCAACACCGTATAAACGTGCACGGCTGTGATGTTCCCGACCCCGTGTGCACCTTTGAGGAGCTCCAGTCCGAGTATCGCCTGAACCCGTGTGTCCTCCAGAACCTCAGAGACGCAGGGCTGAACTCCCCGACGCCAGTTCAGATGCAGGCGATACCACTCATGATGCAt GGTCGGGAGCTCCTGGCCTGCGCTCCCACTGGATCAGGAAAGACTTTGGCTTTCTGTCTCCCGCTGCTCGCACACCTGCAGCAGCCGGCCAACCGGGGCTTCAGAGCCGTGGTCATCTCCCCGACCAGAGAACTGGCCagccag ACCTACAGAGAGCTGCTCCGTCTGTCAGAAGGAGTGGGATTCAGAGTTCACATTATAGACAAAGCCTCTCTCGCAGCCAAAAAATATGGACCACAGTCAAACAAAAAATACG aTATACTCGTCAGCACTCCAAACAGACTTGTCTTCCTCTTAAAACAGGATCCTCCGGCTCTCGACCTCAGCAG TGTGGAGTGGCTAGTTGTTGATGAGTCCGACAAGCTGTTTGAAGGCGGGAAGACGGGCTTCAGGGAGCAGCTCGCCGCAGTCTTTCTGGCCTGCTCTGGCTCAAAGGTGCGGAGGGCTTTCTTCAGCGCTACGTGCACGCCAGATGTAGAGCAGTGGTGCCGTCTAAACCTAGACAACCTGGTGTCTGTCAACATCGGGCACCG AAATACGGCTGTGGAGACGGTGGAGCAGGAGCTGCTGTTTGTCGGCACAGAGGACGGTAAACTGGTGGCCATGAGGGACATCATCAAAAAA GGTTTCCTCCCTCCCATGCTGGTGTTCGTGCAGTCTATAGACCGAGCACGGGAGCTTTTCCACGAGTTGGTGTACGAAGGCATCAATGTAGACGTGATCCACGCAGACCGCACACAGCAGCAG AGGGACAACGTAGTGAACAGTTTCCGGTCCGGTAAGATCTGGGTGTTGATCTGCACCGCTCTGCTCGCCAGAGGAATCGACTTCAAAGGAGTCAACCTTGTGCTGAACTACGACTTCCCCACCAGCTCTGTGGAGTACATCCACCGAATCG GTCGGACAGGTAGAGCTGGACATCTGGGGAAAGCCATCACCTTcttcacagaaaatgacaagCCACTGCTGCGCag CATCGCCAATGTTATAAAACAAGCTGGCTGTCCTGTACCCGACTACATGATTGGCTTCAAGAAGATACACAG CAAAGTGAAGCGGAGACTGGAGAAGAAACCTCCCAAGAGAAGCACCATTTGCACAACACCTCGCTTCTTGATGAAGAAAAAAGGCAAAGCAGCAAATAAAGGACCAAGGGGAGAGAAGCAGGCAGCGGGTGGAGAGCAGAAAGGAGAAAATAGATCTCAAAGAGCAGTGCAGCCGCAGAAAGggaaaaagaagacacaaggaCAGGAGCtgaagagaggaaacaaaacacagaaagtagggggaagagaaaaacacaaggCGTCTCAGAAGACGGCATCAAATTCCTCTGGagccaaattaaaaaa GAAGAACGTGAAGAAAAATAAGCCACAAGAATAG
- the birc2 gene encoding baculoviral IAP repeat-containing protein 2: MDTLIQLKNSQFLMGLCRNGPPPDLQYDNTSELYRISTFARFPASGVTERSLARAGWFYTGVGDRVQCFRCNVTAEGWQAGDCPTEKHRQLSPSCSFIQSVPSTANLLSSSHSAFSPLRIAPAIPPAPNPAVSQGEDAVGYLNMGFSAPPPSSPLSSRGVEDMSHQRPTCHNPSMRREQDRLDSFHPWTLSIITPAELAKAGFYYLGQGDRVACFSCGGQLSNWEPGDRAVSEHQRHYPNCRFVRGDRADNVSLAGAAASSSGGVTSQLSSGGSALSNVSNPAMQQSEERLLTFVNWPSRIPVRPDQLAKAGFYYVGRNDDVKCFCCDGGLRCWESGDDPWVEHAKWFPRCEYLLQEKGQEFVHQIQARFPRLFEQLLTNGDSSSREFVDPPVVHLGPGEERSEDAVMMNTPVIKSALEMGFERSLVKQTVQSKILTSGENYRTVQELVSDLLSAEDQKREEEREMLAEAMASDGFTFVKRHQAALIQRLKSVEPVLEHLREQNVLSTEEFSGVKAQTSAQQQTARLIELVLTKGNAAAEVFRNWIQKNDVHLLRDLMAQSNEATSPSQDLSDLPMEEQLRRLQEERTCKVCMDKEVNIVFIPCGHLVVCKECAPSLRKCPICRGLVKGTVRTFLS, from the exons ATGGATACTCTTATTCAACTTAAAAACAGCCAGTTTTTAATGGGGCTGTGTCGCAACGGTCCTCCACCTGACCTGCAATATGATAACACATCAG AGCTCTATCGCATCTCTACCTTTGCTCGATTCCCTGCTTCGGGAGTCACAGAGCGAAGTCTGGCGAGGGCCGGTTGGTTCTACACCGGCGTGGGCGACCGAGTGCAGTGTTTCCGTTGTAACGTCACAGCAGAGGGCTGGCAGGCTGGAGACTGTCCaacagagaaacacagacagCTCTCTCCTTCATGCTCCTTCATCCAGAGCGTCCCGTCCACAGCCAacctgctctcctcctctcactccGCCTTCTCCCCTCTACGCATCGCCCCAGCCATACCT CCTGCCCCTAACCCTGCAGTAAGCCAGGGTGAAGATGCAGTCGGCTACCTAAATATGGGCTTCTCTGCTCCACCACCCTCCAGCCCGCTCAGCTCGCGTGGTGTAGAGGACATGTCCCACCAGAGACCAACATGCCACAACCCCAGCATGCGCAGAGAGCAGGACCGCCTAGACTCCTTCCACCCCTGGACGCTCTCTATCATCACTCCGGCTGAGCTTGCCAAGGCGGGCTTCTACTACCTCGGCCAGGGCGACCGAGTGGCGTGCTTCAGCTGTGGAGGACAG tTGAGTAACTGGGAGCCAGGAGACAGAGCCGTGTCCGAGCACCAGAGGCATTATCCAAACTGTCGTTTTGTGCGGGGGGACAGGGCTGACAACGTGTCGCTGGCCGGAGCTGCAGCATCTTCATCCGGAGGAGTAACTTCTCAGCTGTCTTCAGGAGGTTCAGCCCTCAGTAATGTGTCCAACCCTGCCATGCAGCAGAGTGAAGAGAGGCTGCTCACTTTTGTCAACTGGCCGTCTCGTATCCCTGTCAGGCCTGACCAGCTGGCTAAAGCTGGCTTCTACTATGTAG GTCGCAATGATGATGTCAAGTGTTTCTGCTGCGATGGCGGCCTGCGATGCTGGGAATCCGGAGATGATCCTTGGGTGGAACATGCTAAATGGTTTCCTCG GTGTGAATATTTGCTCCAGGAGAAGGGACAAGAGTTTGTTCACCAGATCCAGGCTCGCTTTCCTCGACTGTTTGAGCAG CTTTTAACAAATGGAGACAGCAGTTCCAGAGAATTTGTGGATCCACCTG TGGTTCACCTCGGTCCAGGAGAGGAGCGGTCCGAGGATGCTGTCATGATGAACACCCCTGTGATTAAGTCTGCTTTAGAAATGGGCTTTGAGCGTAGTCTAGTCAAGCAAACAGTCCAGAGCAAGATCCTGACCAGCGGAGAGAACTACAGAACAGTCCAGGAGCTTGTTTCAGACCTGCTCAGTGCCGAGGACcagaaaagagaggaggaacGAGAGATGCTGGCAGAGGCGATGGCATCAG ATGGTTTCACCTTTGTGAAAAGACACCAGGCAGCATTGATCCAGCGTCTGAAGAGTGTAGAGCCAGTGCTGGAGCATTTAAGGGAGCAAAATGTGTTAT CTACAGAAGAGTTCAGCGGCGTTAAGGCTCAGACGTCGGCCCAACAGCAAACTGCCAGACTGATAGAGCTCGTCCTCACCAAGGGAAACGCAGCAGCTGAGGTCTTTCGCAACTGGATCCAGAAAAACGATGTTCACCTGCTCAGAGATCTAATGG ccCAATCAAACGAAGCTACATCACCAAGCCAAGATCTTTCAG ACCTCCCCATGGAAGAGCAGCTGCGGCGCCTGCAGGAGGAGCGTACCTGCAAGGTGTGTATGGATAAAGAGGTCAACATCGTGTTCATCCCATGCGGACACCTGGTGGTTTGCAAAGAGTGCGCACCATCACTGCGAAAGTGCCCAATCTGCAGAGGCCTGGTTAAAGGCACGGTCCGAACCTTCCTCTCATAA